A part of Gossypium hirsutum isolate 1008001.06 chromosome A07, Gossypium_hirsutum_v2.1, whole genome shotgun sequence genomic DNA contains:
- the LOC107953062 gene encoding uncharacterized protein — MAKTKGDVAQRAWSLLRLALLWARKGGVFRRRLMMELRLLPKFLKGLAHHQPHRHHQLMSHYKERQLSFDETPIFHIKMHRPASMRFLLPCISTEEVDFDYDFGPNDYDGVYGYNDGGRKSYSTASDTDEEDGEVEECGYEGCDEKENSPYYAVEEEGIDSKAEKFIASFYEQMRLQRQVSYLEYSEKLSTGSKS, encoded by the coding sequence ATGGCGAAGACGAAGGGTGATGTAGCTCAAAGAGCATGGAGTCTATTGCGTTTAGCATTATTATGGGCGAGAAAAGGTGGGGTGTTCAGGAGACGGCTGATGATGGAGCTACGATTGCTGCCTAAGTTCCTCAAGGGTCTTGCTCATCATCAACCTCATCGTCATCACCAACTGATGAGCCATTATAAGGAACGCCAGCTTTCATTCGACGAGACGCCCATTTTTCACATCAAGATGCACCGTCCAGCCTCCATGCGATTCCTCCTTCCTTGCATTAGCACTGAGGAAGTCGATTTTGACTATGATTTCGGTCCCAATGATTACGATGGGGTTTACGGGTATAATGATGGTGGGAGAAAGAGTTACTCAACGGCATCTGATACTGACGAAGAAGATGGAGAAGTGGAAGAGTGTGGATATGAAGGATGTGATGAGAAAGAGAACAGTCCATATTATGCAGTGGAGGAAGAAGGGATTGATTCAAAGGCGGAGAAGTTCATAGCTAGCTTCTATGAGCAAATGAGGTTACAAAGACAGGTTTCATATTTGGAATATAGTGAAAAGCTTAGCACAGGCTCAAAAAGCTAG